The genomic window AAGAGATAAAAAGCGATATGCAAAAACAAGGTTGCCACCATCAAGGCTGCATGATGCAAGGCTCAATGCACAGCGATATGCAAGGCTGCCCAGATCACGCAAAATAATAAAAGTGCCAAATGGCACTTTTATTTTAATATCACCTTGTCACCTTTGGTGCCAAGAACCGTCACCTTCTCTCCATTAGCTAAATTTCCATCATATTTCCAAAGTGTGCCTTTGAAATAGACCATATTTTCTCTAATCTCGCCAACTCCGGCTTCGTCTAAAAATTCCTCGTTAAAGCTCTCTTTTCTAGACATAAATTTACTCTTTAGCGGCGCTTTTAAAAGCACAAGGAGCACGATCGCAATCACCGCCGTAGTTAAAATTTGATAGCTCCAAGCAAAACTAAAACCAAAATTTATAGCTCCAACTACTATAAAAGCTATGCCAAAAAATAGCAAATAAAACGAGAAAAAGATAAACTCGGTGATGCACAAAATCACACCGATTGCTATCATTATAAAAGGGCTGATCACGCCTTATCCTTAGCTAGGAAATTTTTCAAAACGCTAAGGGAGCCAATAAGCTCAGTCGCCTCATAAGGGACTAAAATTTTATCTTTTGAGCTGTTTTTAGCTAGCTCGCTAAATGCCCCGACTCTATCGCGCGCGAGCAAAAATTCTGCTGCATTTGCGTTTTTGCTCATGCTATCATTTATCATATCCATAGCCTCTTTTTGAGCCGTTGCTATGGCGATTTGCTCGTATTTTTTCGCATCAGCCATACGCTCGATCGCCTCTGCTTGAAGCACTTTTTCTTGTTTTAGCGCCTCTGCGTTGCGTATTAGTGCCTCTTTTTCAGCCAAGGCTTTTAGCTCAATCGCACGTTTTTCACGCTCAGCTTTCATCTGCATATTCATCGCCTCTTCAATGCCAAGTGGGACAGAAATTTCAGAAATTTCTACACGCATGATCTTTACGCCCCAGTTGCCAGCTGCATCGCCAAGAGCCACTTGAAGTGCGGCATTTAGGCGGTCACGTGAGCTTAGCGTATCATCAAGGTTCATCGCGCCTATCTCACCACGAAGCGTTGTCATGGCTAAATTTGCAATGGCACGCTTGTAGTTATCTACGTTATAAACTGCCATTTTTGCGTCAAATACCTTTAAAAAGACAATACCATCGACGCTTATGTTTACGTTATCTTTTGTGATGACTTGCTGTTTTGTGATGTCTACAAGCTGCTCTTTTACGGTAATGATCGCTCTTATCTGATCGACAAATGGGATGATAATGTGAAATCCGCCATCAAGCACTTTGTGAAATTTACCAAGTCGCTCGATGAGTAGGTTATCAGCTTGTGAGACGATCTTGATGCCAGCCTTTAAAAACAAGAACGCAAAGATAACCAGAACTACGACTAAAACGCCAAATGCTTCGATTTGCATTTTTACTCCTTTAATTTATAATTTGTTATTTTCTTAAGTATTATAATACATTTTAAATTTTATTTTCAAAAAGGATTAGCATGAAAAATTTTATATTTGCACTAAGTGCGGCCCTACTTTTGGCAGGTTGTGCCTCATCTAGCCAAAATGCAAACGTCCCACAAGGCAAATGTGAAGTAAAAGGTAGCTGCATGGCTCCAGTAAGCAGTATCGAAGGCACTTATAAGGCGTTTTTACCTTGCGCTAGCTGCATGGGCATAGACTCAACCCTTACACTTAAAAAAGACGGCACATTTGAAAGTGTGATGAACTACAAGTCAAAAGACAACTACAAAGCCGTTAGCAAGGGCAAATACTCAGTTAAAAACGGCGTTATCACAACTATTGATGAGTATAAAGAGAAGAGCTTTTATAAGATCGAGGGAGAGAGCCTAAAGATGCTTGACATGGATCAAAAAGAGGTCACTGGCGAGCTAAAAGACAAATACATCTTTAAACGCGTAAAATAAATTTTAAAGGCAAAATGATATAATTTTGCAATTTTTAAGGAGTTGCAAATGAAATATCTTTTTGCCATACTTATCTCATTTTTCATCCTTGGCTGCGCAAAAAATGAAAATTTAGAGCCAAAACAAAACACACAAAATACAGCAAAAGAAGACAAACCACTAGTTCAGGCAAATACACCCAAAAAGCCAGAAAAGTTAATACTTCCAAACTCAATTTATAGTAGTTTTCACACTATTTTGCCTTGCCCAAATTGCGAAGGCATAAAAACTATCATTACGCTAAATAAAGACAAAACCTACACAAAAACAATGCTTACTATAGATAAAGAAGTAAGCTTGGTTGAAAAAAATGGTACATTTGATGTTGATGATAGTGCTATCATTTTAAAAGATGAAAATGGCAATCTTAGCTATTTCGCACCAAATAAAAACTCACTTTTTCAGCTTGATGACAAGAAAAATAAGCGAGTTGGCGTGCTAGCTCAAATTTATAATTTCGAGCCGGTAAATAAAGCTTACAAAGATAGTTTTTTTGCTAAATTTTATAAATTTAAAAACAAAGATAACTTTTTAGACATTGTAATCGTACCAAGCAAAAATGGTGCGAAAATAAGTTTTTATTCATCATTAAAAAATGGCTCGCCACTTTGCGAGTTTAGCTCTGAGCTACTTTACGACAAAGGAATTTTTTACCTTTTAGATGAAAAAGGCATTGCTCTAAGCATACACAGGATAAATAATGCAATTTTTCTAGTAGCAAATGACAAAATTTGTAAAAATGCTCACATAAGTGGACGATATAAAAAAGATAAAGATCAAAAAAATCTCTTTGGCAAAGGCTTTTTTGCAGAGCTGACAAACGAATCAGCAAATAGAGATGTGATAAAAATTTATGGCTCAAAAAACATAAAACGGGATAAC from Campylobacter concisus includes these protein-coding regions:
- a CDS encoding NfeD family protein encodes the protein MISPFIMIAIGVILCITEFIFFSFYLLFFGIAFIVVGAINFGFSFAWSYQILTTAVIAIVLLVLLKAPLKSKFMSRKESFNEEFLDEAGVGEIRENMVYFKGTLWKYDGNLANGEKVTVLGTKGDKVILK
- a CDS encoding SPFH domain-containing protein — encoded protein: MQIEAFGVLVVVLVIFAFLFLKAGIKIVSQADNLLIERLGKFHKVLDGGFHIIIPFVDQIRAIITVKEQLVDITKQQVITKDNVNISVDGIVFLKVFDAKMAVYNVDNYKRAIANLAMTTLRGEIGAMNLDDTLSSRDRLNAALQVALGDAAGNWGVKIMRVEISEISVPLGIEEAMNMQMKAEREKRAIELKALAEKEALIRNAEALKQEKVLQAEAIERMADAKKYEQIAIATAQKEAMDMINDSMSKNANAAEFLLARDRVGAFSELAKNSSKDKILVPYEATELIGSLSVLKNFLAKDKA
- a CDS encoding copper resistance protein NlpE — its product is MKNFIFALSAALLLAGCASSSQNANVPQGKCEVKGSCMAPVSSIEGTYKAFLPCASCMGIDSTLTLKKDGTFESVMNYKSKDNYKAVSKGKYSVKNGVITTIDEYKEKSFYKIEGESLKMLDMDQKEVTGELKDKYIFKRVK
- a CDS encoding copper resistance protein NlpE; protein product: MKYLFAILISFFILGCAKNENLEPKQNTQNTAKEDKPLVQANTPKKPEKLILPNSIYSSFHTILPCPNCEGIKTIITLNKDKTYTKTMLTIDKEVSLVEKNGTFDVDDSAIILKDENGNLSYFAPNKNSLFQLDDKKNKRVGVLAQIYNFEPVNKAYKDSFFAKFYKFKNKDNFLDIVIVPSKNGAKISFYSSLKNGSPLCEFSSELLYDKGIFYLLDEKGIALSIHRINNAIFLVANDKICKNAHISGRYKKDKDQKNLFGKGFFAELTNESANRDVIKIYGSKNIKRDNTKKENSYIVTNKNERIFEYTLLNGIITSIEIYSNEFKTPENISLKSNFKDIKNSLVISKFSSDKNNIYLKIDSHDMLITLKNPLTKEITSLNDIPDETKIEQITLMWNQ